In Achromobacter spanius, the following proteins share a genomic window:
- a CDS encoding Bug family tripartite tricarboxylate transporter substrate binding protein: MTFLTHPYARRKTAALIMAFAAPLLGASVSHAADAWPNRPVRIVVPYGPGGAVDVATRKMAQMLSSQTGQSFVVENKPGATGTIGVSQVARATPDGYTLVANDTTYSLLPYIFKKLPFDPAEDLQPVSAFVFAPMALAVSADSTSRTLGDLIAQARAKPNMITYGSGGPGTTPHFAAEALGLATGVKFMHVPFKGAAEATQAVLGKVIDFQFASTTGVMGPVQGGQLKLLAVSGDKRLPVLPDVPTFAEAGVKDFGVVNWTGLWVPKGTPPEVTERLQREIATAMASEEMKTFATKMGAEPRAANATEFRGILADSGQMWGKVVRSIGFDAK; this comes from the coding sequence ATGACATTTCTTACCCACCCCTACGCGCGTCGCAAGACCGCGGCATTGATCATGGCCTTCGCCGCCCCGCTGCTGGGCGCGTCCGTCTCGCACGCGGCCGACGCCTGGCCTAACCGGCCGGTGCGCATCGTGGTGCCGTACGGGCCGGGCGGCGCGGTTGATGTGGCCACGCGCAAGATGGCGCAAATGCTGTCCAGCCAGACCGGGCAGAGCTTCGTTGTGGAAAACAAGCCCGGCGCCACCGGCACCATCGGCGTGAGCCAGGTCGCGCGCGCAACGCCAGACGGCTACACGCTGGTGGCCAACGACACCACGTACTCCCTGCTGCCGTACATCTTCAAGAAACTGCCGTTTGATCCCGCAGAGGATCTGCAACCCGTGTCGGCCTTTGTCTTCGCCCCCATGGCCTTGGCCGTGTCGGCCGACAGCACCAGCCGCACACTGGGCGACCTGATCGCGCAAGCCCGCGCCAAACCCAACATGATTACGTACGGATCGGGCGGGCCAGGCACCACCCCGCATTTCGCGGCGGAAGCGCTGGGCCTGGCAACCGGCGTGAAGTTCATGCACGTGCCGTTCAAGGGCGCGGCCGAGGCCACCCAGGCCGTGCTGGGCAAGGTGATTGATTTTCAGTTTGCGTCCACCACCGGCGTCATGGGACCGGTGCAAGGCGGCCAGCTAAAGCTCTTGGCCGTCAGCGGCGACAAGCGCCTGCCGGTGTTGCCCGACGTGCCCACCTTTGCCGAGGCGGGCGTGAAGGACTTTGGCGTGGTCAACTGGACCGGCCTGTGGGTGCCGAAGGGCACGCCCCCGGAAGTCACCGAGCGACTGCAACGCGAGATCGCTACCGCCATGGCCTCGGAAGAGATGAAGACGTTCGCTACCAAGATGGGCGCGGAGCCACGCGCCGCCAACGCCACGGAGTTCCGCGGCATCCTGGCCGATAGCGGCCAGATGTGGGGCAAGGTGGTCCGCAGCATCGGCTTCGACGCCAAGTAA
- a CDS encoding Bug family tripartite tricarboxylate transporter substrate binding protein, with product MNKTFVSLSLAVAATFAQPSQTAHAAYPDRPVRIVVGFSPGGPTDVVARAFAAYAAQALGQSFVVENKPGANTILAAEAVTKAAPDGYTLLVGATNHTMIPALYSSRVKFDALRSFTPVCAVAVSPTVLVVGPALPVKTLDAFLAKVRAEPGRITYATPGAGSSGHFATAQFLNLTQTSMNHIPYKGASQAIADLLGGQVDSSLATLGSVLPQVESGKLTALAVAAPQRLPQLPQVPTFDEAGVHGYTADAWYGVLAPAGLPQDVREKLEQVARDFARAPATAKSLDALGMQARQTCGNDFNAQLASEIDANRKLAENLGLKAD from the coding sequence ATGAACAAGACCTTTGTCAGCCTCTCGCTTGCTGTTGCGGCGACCTTCGCCCAACCCTCCCAAACCGCCCACGCCGCCTATCCCGATCGCCCGGTGCGTATCGTTGTCGGCTTTTCCCCCGGCGGGCCGACCGACGTCGTCGCGCGCGCCTTCGCCGCCTATGCCGCGCAGGCACTGGGACAGAGTTTCGTGGTGGAAAACAAACCCGGCGCCAACACCATTCTTGCCGCCGAAGCCGTGACCAAAGCCGCGCCTGACGGCTACACGCTGCTGGTGGGCGCAACCAACCACACCATGATCCCCGCCTTATACAGCAGTCGCGTCAAATTTGACGCCTTGCGCTCGTTCACCCCCGTCTGCGCGGTAGCGGTCAGCCCGACGGTACTGGTCGTGGGTCCCGCCCTGCCCGTCAAGACACTGGACGCATTTCTGGCAAAGGTGCGCGCGGAGCCTGGCCGCATTACGTACGCCACGCCGGGCGCCGGCAGTTCGGGGCATTTCGCCACGGCGCAATTCCTGAACCTGACGCAGACGTCCATGAACCACATCCCCTACAAGGGCGCGTCGCAGGCCATTGCCGACCTGCTGGGAGGACAAGTCGATAGCTCGCTGGCCACGCTGGGTTCGGTACTGCCGCAAGTGGAATCCGGCAAGCTGACCGCGCTGGCGGTGGCCGCGCCCCAACGCCTGCCACAGCTACCGCAAGTGCCCACCTTCGACGAGGCGGGCGTCCACGGGTACACCGCCGACGCATGGTATGGCGTGCTTGCGCCGGCAGGCCTGCCGCAAGATGTACGCGAAAAGTTGGAGCAAGTGGCCCGGGATTTCGCCCGCGCGCCCGCCACCGCCAAGAGTCTGGACGCGCTAGGCATGCAGGCACGCCAAACTTGCGGCAACGACTTCAACGCGCAACTGGCCAGCGAGATCGATGCGAATCGCAAGCTGGCCGAGAACCTGGGGCTGAAGGCAGATTGA
- a CDS encoding Bug family tripartite tricarboxylate transporter substrate binding protein yields the protein MNTIRTLIRTPALALFSAALTLGTSTALAQYPERPVKLVVPYSAGGAADAQARLVAVKLGARLGQTVVVENRPGASGTIGAANVAHAPADGYTLLYDATAFAINPSVYRTLSYDSKRDFQAISLVSLTPTLLVVPVKAPYQRIEELTDAARSGHLTYATPGQGTAQHIAAAWFAQGNRIALTHIPYKGGAPALTDLMGGQTDMMFSNMAASYPLVKAGKLRALAVTSTERVAALPDVPTVAESGIAQYAVYEWNGVLAPAGLPAEVAARIEQELRATLQDPGVRRSLEDLGARPVGSSSGEFRTFLDEQMQRSASILAKAGITKE from the coding sequence GTGAATACGATCCGTACGCTTATCCGTACCCCTGCCCTTGCGCTTTTTTCGGCCGCCCTGACGCTAGGCACCAGCACCGCCTTGGCGCAGTACCCGGAACGCCCCGTAAAACTGGTGGTGCCCTATTCCGCGGGCGGCGCCGCCGACGCACAGGCGCGCCTGGTTGCGGTAAAGCTGGGCGCACGCCTGGGCCAAACCGTCGTAGTGGAAAACCGCCCCGGTGCCAGCGGCACCATCGGCGCAGCCAATGTCGCGCATGCCCCCGCCGATGGCTACACGCTGCTCTACGACGCCACGGCCTTCGCCATCAACCCGTCCGTTTACAGGACGCTGAGCTATGACAGCAAGCGCGACTTTCAAGCAATTTCGTTAGTGAGCCTGACGCCAACTCTGCTGGTCGTGCCGGTCAAGGCGCCGTATCAACGCATTGAAGAACTGACCGACGCGGCCCGCTCGGGTCACCTGACCTATGCCACGCCCGGCCAGGGCACGGCCCAGCACATTGCGGCAGCCTGGTTTGCGCAGGGCAACCGGATTGCGCTGACGCACATTCCGTACAAGGGCGGCGCACCCGCGCTCACCGATCTGATGGGTGGCCAGACGGACATGATGTTCAGCAACATGGCGGCGTCCTACCCCTTGGTCAAGGCCGGCAAGCTACGCGCGTTGGCGGTGACCTCTACCGAGCGCGTCGCCGCGCTGCCCGACGTTCCCACCGTGGCCGAAAGCGGCATAGCGCAGTACGCGGTCTATGAATGGAACGGCGTACTCGCACCCGCGGGACTTCCTGCCGAGGTAGCCGCGCGTATCGAGCAGGAACTTCGCGCCACGCTTCAGGACCCTGGCGTACGCCGCAGCCTGGAAGACCTGGGCGCACGGCCGGTGGGCTCGTCAAGTGGCGAGTTCCGCACCTTTCTGGACGAACAGATGCAACGCTCGGCCAGCATTTTGGCCAAAGCCGGCATCACCAAGGAATAA
- a CDS encoding cyclase family protein: MPQRWKHAPDGSNWGEFGPDDQRGRMNLVTRAKVLQGIAEVQEGRTFCLSLPLDLPGGMALNPRRLPPQRYATLRDGKSAGAQGYCWSYASEDPLLTDVVCDDVLLMNTQYSTQWDSLAHMGSRFDADGDGQAEAVFYNGFRAGVEITAASPDPHASADWARYPGPNASALGIENLAEHGVQGRAVLIDLEAHVGRERTAVGYERLMRIMQADGVVIEPGDMVCLHTGFADMLMAMAGQPDVARLHASGTGLDGNDPRLLDWIVDSRLACLIADNPAVELVQAVNLSGASTPLRRPRLPLHEHCLFKNGIHLGELWWLTPLARWLRAHRRHRFLLTAPPLRLPGAAGSPATPIATV, translated from the coding sequence ATGCCGCAACGATGGAAGCACGCGCCGGACGGCAGCAATTGGGGCGAATTCGGCCCGGACGACCAGCGCGGCCGCATGAACCTGGTGACGCGCGCCAAAGTCCTGCAAGGCATTGCCGAAGTTCAGGAGGGAAGAACATTCTGCCTGTCGCTACCGCTCGACTTGCCGGGCGGCATGGCGCTGAATCCCAGACGACTGCCCCCGCAGCGCTACGCCACGTTGCGCGACGGTAAGAGCGCCGGCGCGCAGGGCTACTGCTGGTCCTACGCATCTGAAGACCCGCTGCTTACCGACGTGGTTTGCGATGACGTGCTGCTGATGAACACGCAGTACTCCACCCAGTGGGACAGCTTGGCGCATATGGGCAGCCGCTTCGATGCCGATGGCGACGGCCAGGCCGAGGCCGTGTTCTACAACGGCTTTCGGGCCGGAGTGGAAATCACGGCAGCGTCCCCCGACCCGCATGCAAGCGCTGACTGGGCCCGCTATCCCGGCCCGAACGCCAGTGCGCTGGGCATTGAGAACCTGGCCGAGCACGGCGTTCAGGGCCGTGCGGTGCTGATCGATCTGGAAGCGCATGTCGGCCGCGAACGCACCGCCGTCGGGTATGAGCGACTCATGCGCATCATGCAGGCCGATGGCGTCGTGATCGAACCCGGCGACATGGTGTGCCTGCACACCGGTTTCGCCGACATGCTGATGGCCATGGCCGGGCAACCGGATGTCGCGCGCCTGCACGCAAGCGGCACCGGCCTGGACGGCAATGACCCCCGACTGCTGGATTGGATCGTCGATTCGCGCCTGGCCTGCTTGATCGCGGACAACCCTGCGGTGGAGCTGGTGCAAGCGGTGAACCTGAGTGGGGCCTCCACGCCCTTGCGCCGCCCCCGACTACCGCTGCATGAACACTGCCTGTTCAAGAACGGCATTCATCTAGGTGAACTGTGGTGGCTGACGCCGCTTGCGCGATGGTTGCGTGCACACCGCCGCCATCGCTTCCTGCTTACCGCCCCCCCGCTGCGCCTGCCCGGCGCGGCAGGTTCCCCCGCAACCCCCATCGCCACCGTCTGA
- a CDS encoding NAD(P)-dependent oxidoreductase — MNHAAAPKPALLVTAADLAPEALALLEGFNIVYAGKTPTEDDIVTLCRQHDPVAIIVRYSKVGTAAMDAAPSLRVISKHGSGTDTIDKAAAAQRGIEVVAAAGANAAAVAEQALALLLGCAKSLVTLDARMRDGHWDKSTHKSMELDGKTIGLIGLGAIGRRFAAMAHGMNMRVIGHDPYAQDLPAYIDAVPLQQLWQEADAISLHCPLTDENRGLLNADTLAQCRPGVILVNTARGGLVDEGALLAAVRSGQVAAAGLDSFAVEPMAAGHPFQEEARIILSPHIGGVTRAAYVNMGVAAARNVLAVLARSTSAA, encoded by the coding sequence GTGAACCACGCTGCCGCCCCAAAGCCGGCGTTGCTCGTCACCGCCGCCGACCTGGCCCCCGAGGCCCTGGCGCTGTTGGAGGGCTTCAACATCGTCTATGCGGGCAAGACACCCACCGAAGACGACATCGTTACCCTGTGCCGCCAGCACGACCCCGTGGCCATCATCGTGCGCTACAGCAAGGTCGGCACCGCCGCGATGGACGCCGCGCCGTCCTTGCGCGTGATCTCCAAACACGGCAGCGGCACCGACACCATCGACAAGGCCGCCGCCGCGCAACGCGGCATCGAAGTCGTCGCGGCGGCGGGCGCCAATGCCGCCGCAGTGGCCGAACAAGCGCTGGCGCTGCTGTTGGGCTGCGCCAAGTCGCTGGTGACGCTGGACGCGCGCATGCGCGACGGCCATTGGGACAAGTCCACGCACAAGAGCATGGAGCTGGACGGCAAGACCATCGGCTTGATCGGGCTGGGCGCCATCGGCCGGCGCTTCGCGGCCATGGCGCACGGCATGAACATGCGGGTCATCGGCCATGATCCCTATGCGCAAGACCTGCCCGCCTACATCGACGCGGTGCCCTTGCAACAGCTCTGGCAGGAAGCCGACGCCATCTCGCTGCATTGCCCGCTAACCGATGAGAACCGTGGCCTGCTCAACGCCGACACGCTGGCGCAGTGCCGGCCCGGCGTCATCCTGGTGAACACCGCCCGAGGCGGTCTGGTGGACGAAGGCGCGCTGCTGGCCGCCGTGCGTTCCGGCCAGGTGGCCGCCGCCGGCCTGGACAGCTTCGCCGTCGAACCCATGGCAGCGGGCCACCCCTTCCAAGAGGAAGCGCGCATCATCCTCAGCCCGCACATCGGCGGGGTGACCCGCGCCGCCTACGTCAACATGGGCGTGGCGGCGGCGCGCAATGTGCTGGCGGTGTTGGCCCGCAGCACCAGCGCAGCCTAA
- a CDS encoding RraA family protein: MANQDIIKDFPRVDADVVRRAAQLQPAILADVAGRRGALHGRIRPLDPGMKLAGPAFTVEVRPGDNLMIHAAISLAKPGDVLVIDGKGDLSAALMGTIMMNACRQLGLAGVVIDGAARDTTEIIEMGYPVFAAGANPNGPTKNVPGRIGHPVSVGGVTVNAGDFIIGDADGLVVVEREKIEGLLPAAEKKVRDEAARIAAIQAGDTEAKWLTAALRSAGVLKEGESL; encoded by the coding sequence ATGGCAAACCAGGACATCATCAAAGACTTTCCCCGCGTCGACGCCGATGTCGTGCGCCGCGCCGCGCAATTGCAACCCGCCATCCTCGCCGATGTGGCCGGCCGACGCGGCGCGCTGCATGGCCGGATCCGACCGCTGGACCCCGGCATGAAGCTGGCCGGCCCCGCGTTTACCGTTGAAGTGCGGCCCGGCGACAACCTGATGATTCACGCCGCGATATCGCTGGCCAAACCGGGTGACGTGCTGGTGATCGATGGCAAGGGCGATCTGAGCGCCGCGCTGATGGGCACCATCATGATGAACGCCTGCCGTCAGTTGGGACTGGCCGGCGTGGTGATCGACGGCGCGGCGCGCGACACCACTGAAATCATCGAGATGGGCTACCCGGTGTTCGCGGCCGGCGCCAACCCCAATGGCCCCACCAAGAACGTGCCCGGCCGCATCGGCCACCCCGTGTCGGTAGGCGGCGTCACCGTCAACGCCGGCGACTTCATCATCGGCGACGCCGACGGCCTGGTGGTCGTGGAACGCGAAAAAATCGAAGGCCTGCTGCCCGCCGCCGAAAAGAAGGTGCGCGACGAAGCCGCCCGCATCGCCGCCATCCAGGCCGGCGACACCGAAGCCAAGTGGCTGACGGCCGCCCTGCGCAGCGCCGGCGTGTTGAAGGAAGGAGAGTCGCTGTGA
- a CDS encoding Bug family tripartite tricarboxylate transporter substrate binding protein translates to MTSIDTPSPARRRFLALSATLAAGAAFGVRAAQDWPAGQTITWVVPYPAGGSTDVLGRAVAQQLDALLATRVIVDNRPGATGTIGAARVARAAPDGLTLLGTSIGPQAIAPHVMGKLTYDPVADFAPVIMIGTIAHLLVVGAAQPYRSVSDLLAAAKAAPQGLAYASGGTGTILHMQGELLQQKTGARFLHVPYKGDTPALQDTLAGQVQFAFLPAAAALPHVQSGALRALAATSAQRLPVLPDVPTMQEAGIPDFVAEQWQAVFAPAGTPAPVIERLNTSIGKALQSPALTELAQQLGITLVGGTPQALDQTRKADFQKWGKVIRDSGIQPT, encoded by the coding sequence ATGACATCGATTGATACCCCCTCGCCTGCGCGCCGCCGCTTCCTGGCGCTGAGCGCCACCCTGGCCGCCGGCGCCGCGTTCGGCGTGCGCGCCGCGCAAGACTGGCCCGCCGGCCAGACCATTACCTGGGTCGTGCCTTACCCGGCCGGCGGCAGCACCGACGTGCTGGGACGCGCGGTGGCCCAACAACTGGACGCGCTGCTTGCCACGCGCGTCATCGTCGACAACCGGCCCGGCGCAACGGGCACCATCGGCGCCGCGCGTGTGGCGCGCGCCGCGCCCGATGGCCTCACGTTGCTGGGCACCTCGATCGGGCCGCAGGCCATCGCCCCCCATGTGATGGGCAAGCTGACCTATGACCCCGTGGCCGACTTCGCGCCCGTCATCATGATCGGCACCATCGCCCACTTGTTGGTCGTGGGGGCTGCGCAGCCCTACCGGTCCGTGTCCGATCTGCTGGCCGCCGCGAAGGCCGCGCCGCAAGGCCTGGCCTACGCCTCGGGTGGCACCGGCACCATCCTGCACATGCAGGGCGAACTGCTGCAACAGAAGACCGGCGCGCGCTTTCTGCACGTGCCCTACAAGGGCGACACGCCCGCGCTGCAAGACACGCTTGCGGGCCAGGTCCAGTTTGCTTTTCTGCCGGCAGCCGCCGCGCTGCCGCATGTGCAGTCGGGCGCGCTGCGCGCCCTGGCGGCCACCTCCGCGCAGCGCCTGCCGGTTCTGCCTGATGTGCCGACCATGCAAGAGGCCGGCATTCCAGACTTCGTGGCCGAGCAATGGCAGGCCGTCTTCGCGCCGGCCGGCACGCCCGCGCCCGTGATCGAACGGCTGAACACCAGCATCGGCAAGGCGCTGCAAAGCCCTGCCTTGACGGAACTGGCGCAGCAGTTGGGCATCACGCTGGTCGGCGGCACGCCGCAGGCGCTGGACCAAACCCGCAAGGCCGACTTCCAGAAGTGGGGCAAGGTCATTCGCGATTCCGGCATCCAGCCCACCTGA
- a CDS encoding amidohydrolase family protein — protein sequence MSAPFPYSAGLASAAVAVPDGACDCHIHAYDARYPAVPGARLLPPDATMQQYRAIQARLGTQRAVLVTPSTYGADNRSMLSALAELGGQARGVAVIDGLETDAQLQALHAAGVRGIRFNLSLGVVNAVAQIGPLAARVAPLGWHVQLLMPPDQLVQISDVLARLPTPLVFDHMARIAPNQAGAHPAHALVLQWLGAGRAWVKLSGGYLVSEQRSVQDPALDDLARSFIDANPDRVIWGSDWPHASASAGMQPMPDDARQLERLAEWTQTDATLQRVLVQNPAALYGFPA from the coding sequence ATGTCCGCGCCCTTTCCCTACTCTGCCGGGCTGGCGTCCGCAGCCGTGGCCGTTCCCGACGGCGCCTGCGATTGCCACATCCACGCCTACGACGCGCGCTACCCCGCCGTGCCGGGCGCGCGGCTGTTGCCGCCCGACGCGACGATGCAGCAGTACCGCGCCATCCAGGCCAGGTTGGGCACGCAGCGCGCGGTGTTGGTGACGCCGTCCACCTATGGCGCGGACAACCGAAGCATGCTGTCGGCCCTGGCCGAACTGGGTGGGCAGGCGCGCGGCGTGGCCGTCATCGACGGCTTGGAGACCGATGCGCAACTGCAAGCGCTGCATGCGGCGGGCGTGCGTGGCATTCGGTTCAACCTGTCGCTGGGCGTGGTGAATGCCGTTGCGCAGATCGGACCATTGGCCGCGCGCGTGGCGCCGCTGGGCTGGCATGTCCAGCTACTGATGCCGCCAGACCAACTGGTGCAGATCAGCGATGTGCTGGCGCGCCTGCCCACCCCGCTGGTCTTTGACCACATGGCGCGCATTGCGCCGAACCAGGCTGGCGCGCACCCGGCCCACGCCCTGGTCCTGCAATGGCTGGGCGCGGGCCGTGCCTGGGTGAAGCTGTCGGGCGGCTACCTCGTCAGTGAGCAGCGCTCGGTGCAAGACCCTGCGCTTGACGACCTGGCCCGCTCCTTCATCGACGCCAATCCCGATCGCGTGATCTGGGGCAGCGACTGGCCACACGCCTCGGCATCGGCCGGTATGCAGCCCATGCCCGATGACGCGCGCCAGCTTGAGCGATTGGCCGAATGGACCCAAACGGACGCCACGCTGCAACGCGTTCTTGTGCAGAACCCGGCGGCCCTCTACGGCTTTCCGGCATGA
- a CDS encoding Bug family tripartite tricarboxylate transporter substrate binding protein has translation MKVIARVLSGLALVCVAGLSAAQGYPDKPIRLIVPFPPGGGTDVLAREAALKVAKNTGWNIVTENRPGSGGNIGVDNVAKSAPDGYSLVLGQTSNLAINPTLYAKLPYDPEKDLTAIGLIADAPLVLVVPANSPLKSFDDMIAAARAKPELLTYASSGNGTVAHLAAVQLQNAAGIKLTHIPYKGAAQASNDLIGGQIDMYLSSVPTLIGHIRNGKMRALAVTAAQRASDLPDVPTIAERGYPGFEAVTWFGLAAPAGVPKEIVQRLNAEFNKALQTSDLSRKYQEQGARVLTGTPEEFAKLIHDDRIRWGKIVKDSGARVE, from the coding sequence ATGAAAGTCATTGCGCGCGTGCTGTCTGGCTTGGCGCTTGTTTGCGTGGCGGGGTTGAGCGCCGCCCAGGGCTACCCCGACAAACCGATCCGCCTGATCGTGCCGTTCCCGCCCGGCGGCGGCACGGACGTGCTGGCCCGCGAGGCGGCGCTGAAGGTGGCAAAAAACACCGGCTGGAACATCGTCACCGAGAACCGCCCGGGCTCCGGGGGAAACATCGGCGTGGACAACGTAGCCAAGTCGGCGCCCGACGGTTATTCGCTGGTGCTGGGCCAGACCAGCAACCTGGCCATCAACCCCACCCTGTACGCCAAGCTGCCCTACGACCCCGAGAAAGACCTGACCGCCATCGGCCTGATCGCCGACGCGCCGCTGGTGTTGGTGGTGCCGGCCAATTCCCCGCTGAAATCGTTCGACGACATGATCGCGGCCGCCCGGGCCAAGCCGGAATTGCTGACCTACGCCAGCTCGGGCAACGGCACCGTGGCGCACCTGGCCGCCGTGCAATTGCAGAACGCGGCGGGCATCAAGCTCACCCACATCCCGTACAAGGGCGCGGCCCAAGCGTCCAACGATTTGATCGGCGGACAGATCGACATGTACCTGTCGTCGGTTCCCACGCTGATCGGCCACATCCGCAACGGCAAGATGCGCGCCCTGGCGGTTACCGCCGCGCAACGCGCGTCCGATCTGCCTGACGTGCCCACCATCGCCGAACGCGGCTATCCCGGGTTTGAAGCCGTGACCTGGTTCGGCCTGGCGGCGCCGGCCGGCGTGCCCAAGGAAATCGTGCAGCGCCTGAATGCGGAATTCAACAAGGCATTGCAGACCTCGGACCTGAGCCGGAAGTATCAGGAACAGGGCGCGCGCGTGCTGACCGGCACGCCTGAAGAATTCGCCAAGCTGATCCACGACGACCGCATCCGCTGGGGCAAGATCGTCAAGGATTCCGGCGCCCGCGTCGAGTAA
- a CDS encoding IclR family transcriptional regulator has product MDDARLTEDVAPEDDAPEEGVVAVRRAMRILEAFGIDDAHLSLAELSRRTGCHRSTVLRLARTLAMDDYLAQRSDGTWRLARAAGWLGACYQATFNVQELVQPVLRELSGATGESATFYVREGNQRICMARVEGPKSIRHHVRVGAALPLNLGSPGRVLLAFSGEAGEEYEAVRRAGYMISLGERDAEVSSISAPVYGINWTLLGAICISGPISRLNEAVLLSHKEAILSTASRLSRSMMGARQGGAA; this is encoded by the coding sequence ATGGATGACGCGCGCTTGACCGAAGACGTTGCCCCCGAGGACGATGCCCCCGAGGAAGGCGTGGTCGCGGTCAGGCGGGCGATGCGCATCCTGGAAGCCTTCGGCATTGACGATGCGCACCTGTCGCTGGCGGAACTGAGCCGCCGCACGGGCTGCCACCGGTCCACGGTGTTGCGCCTGGCGCGCACCTTGGCCATGGATGACTATCTGGCGCAGCGCTCGGATGGCACGTGGCGTCTGGCGCGGGCGGCCGGCTGGCTGGGCGCGTGCTATCAGGCCACGTTCAACGTGCAGGAATTGGTGCAGCCCGTACTGCGAGAGCTGTCGGGCGCCACCGGGGAAAGCGCAACGTTCTATGTGCGCGAGGGCAATCAGCGCATCTGCATGGCGCGTGTGGAAGGGCCGAAGTCGATCCGCCATCACGTGCGCGTGGGCGCGGCATTGCCGCTGAACCTGGGCAGCCCGGGCCGCGTGCTGTTGGCGTTTTCAGGCGAAGCCGGTGAAGAGTACGAGGCCGTGCGGCGCGCCGGCTACATGATTTCGCTGGGCGAGCGTGACGCCGAGGTATCCAGCATTTCGGCGCCGGTCTATGGCATCAATTGGACCTTGCTGGGCGCCATCTGCATCTCGGGCCCGATCTCGCGCTTGAACGAAGCGGTGCTGCTCAGCCATAAAGAGGCCATTCTTTCCACGGCCAGCCGCCTGTCGCGCTCGATGATGGGCGCGCGGCAGGGTGGGGCGGCGTAG